A genome region from Natronobeatus ordinarius includes the following:
- a CDS encoding SLC13 family permease: MPPLTAEMLVVFAIIAIAVALFVVQPVPLDVTALGVIVALVVLEPWTTISADEGIAGFANPATITVLMMFILSEGVRRTGAVQLLGQKLVEFAGTDERRQLGSVIGVSGLSAGFVNNTPVVALMIPVANELAARTNTSPSRLLIPISYASMLGGMLTLIGTSTNLLASGIVAQEAYLGRPFTMFEFTALGALVLVVGSLYLLLFAPRLLPDRIEPSEELTDEFELTAYLTEVVVPEGSPLVGLTVREALADLEVDLEAVTLVRGPDVFGTAIEEKELAAGDVLVVRTGRQAVIDVADVAGLELLPRLEVDDAVLETDANGAERAAPQILAELIVAPDGDLVGRTLASTNFRERYDATVLAMRRGPEIVHTRMDQRILRGGDTLLVQASEESLERLERNRDVIVAGDYTRPVYRRSKLPLALAIVAGVVLIAGLERYPILLTSIAGAVLMVATGVLEPGEVYGAVDWSVIFLLAGLIPLGLAMERTGAAALLAGVAVSGAGGFHVIVVLALFYLFTAVLTELLSNNASVVLMIPVAFDAAVRLGAEPYAFLLAVVFAASTPLLSPVGYQTNLMVYGPGGYEFTDFARVGAPLQLILTVVTTLGIVAIWGV, encoded by the coding sequence ATTCCGCCGCTGACGGCGGAGATGCTCGTCGTCTTCGCGATCATCGCGATCGCCGTCGCCCTCTTCGTCGTCCAGCCGGTGCCTCTCGACGTCACCGCCCTCGGGGTCATCGTCGCGCTGGTCGTCCTCGAGCCCTGGACCACCATCTCGGCCGACGAGGGGATCGCCGGCTTCGCGAACCCGGCAACGATCACCGTGTTGATGATGTTCATCCTGAGTGAAGGAGTCAGACGAACGGGAGCGGTCCAGCTACTCGGTCAGAAGCTCGTCGAATTCGCCGGGACCGACGAGCGCCGCCAGCTCGGGTCGGTGATCGGCGTCTCCGGACTCTCGGCGGGGTTCGTCAACAACACCCCCGTGGTGGCGCTGATGATCCCGGTCGCGAACGAACTCGCCGCGCGGACCAATACGTCTCCCTCGCGGCTCCTGATCCCCATCTCCTACGCCTCGATGCTCGGCGGCATGCTGACGCTCATCGGCACCTCGACGAACCTGCTAGCGAGCGGCATCGTGGCCCAGGAGGCGTACCTCGGTCGGCCGTTCACGATGTTCGAATTCACCGCCCTCGGCGCGCTCGTCCTCGTCGTCGGCTCGCTCTACCTGCTGCTGTTCGCGCCGCGACTGCTCCCCGATCGGATCGAACCCAGCGAGGAACTCACCGACGAGTTCGAGCTGACCGCCTACCTCACCGAGGTCGTCGTCCCCGAGGGCTCCCCGCTCGTCGGCCTGACCGTCCGCGAGGCCCTCGCCGACCTCGAGGTCGATCTCGAGGCGGTAACGCTCGTGCGCGGCCCTGACGTCTTCGGAACCGCAATCGAGGAGAAAGAACTCGCGGCGGGCGACGTCCTCGTCGTCCGCACGGGTCGGCAGGCCGTCATCGACGTCGCCGACGTGGCGGGACTCGAGTTGCTCCCCCGGCTCGAGGTTGACGACGCCGTTCTCGAGACGGACGCGAACGGGGCCGAGCGGGCAGCCCCGCAGATCCTCGCCGAACTGATCGTCGCCCCCGACGGCGACCTGGTCGGGCGGACGCTCGCGAGCACGAACTTCCGCGAGCGCTACGACGCGACCGTGCTGGCGATGCGCCGCGGCCCTGAGATCGTCCACACGCGGATGGACCAGCGGATCCTCCGCGGGGGTGACACGCTACTCGTCCAGGCGAGCGAGGAGTCCCTCGAGCGACTCGAGCGCAACCGGGACGTGATCGTCGCCGGCGATTACACTCGACCCGTCTACCGCCGGTCGAAGCTCCCACTTGCGCTCGCCATCGTCGCCGGCGTCGTCCTGATCGCCGGGCTCGAGCGCTACCCGATCCTGCTCACCTCGATCGCGGGGGCGGTCCTGATGGTCGCGACGGGCGTGCTCGAGCCCGGCGAGGTGTACGGCGCGGTCGACTGGAGCGTCATCTTCCTGCTCGCGGGCCTGATTCCACTCGGACTGGCGATGGAGCGAACCGGGGCGGCGGCCCTTCTCGCCGGTGTGGCCGTCTCGGGAGCCGGCGGTTTCCACGTGATCGTCGTGCTCGCGCTGTTTTACCTGTTCACGGCGGTCCTCACCGAACTGCTGAGCAACAACGCGAGTGTGGTGTTGATGATCCCGGTAGCGTTCGACGCGGCGGTCAGACTCGGCGCGGAGCCGTACGCGTTT
- the hisA gene encoding 1-(5-phosphoribosyl)-5-[(5-phosphoribosylamino)methylideneamino]imidazole-4-carboxamide isomerase, with protein sequence MNESFEVIPAVDVQDGEVVQLVQGERGTEKRYGDPVEAAERWIDAGAETLHLIDLDGAFEGERANAEAIDAVVDAVDVPTQLGGGIRTADDATGLLERGVDRVILGTAAVENPELVAEISEAYPESVVVSLDAKDGEVVVEGWTEGAGIAPAEAADRYEGLGAAAILFTNVDVEGRLEGVRTEPVEELVAATDVPIIASGGVATLEDVLALREAGAAAVVVGSALYEGQFTLEEARAALEAGSVD encoded by the coding sequence ATGAACGAATCGTTCGAGGTTATCCCGGCGGTCGACGTCCAGGACGGCGAGGTCGTCCAGCTGGTCCAGGGCGAGCGCGGCACCGAGAAACGGTACGGCGACCCGGTCGAGGCGGCCGAACGGTGGATCGACGCTGGCGCGGAGACGCTCCACCTGATCGACCTCGACGGCGCGTTCGAGGGCGAGCGCGCCAACGCCGAGGCCATCGACGCCGTGGTCGACGCGGTCGACGTTCCCACGCAGCTCGGCGGTGGGATTCGAACGGCCGACGACGCCACCGGCCTGCTCGAGCGAGGCGTCGACCGGGTCATCCTCGGCACCGCGGCCGTCGAGAACCCGGAACTCGTCGCGGAGATCAGCGAGGCGTATCCGGAGAGCGTCGTCGTGAGCCTCGACGCGAAAGACGGCGAGGTCGTCGTCGAAGGCTGGACCGAAGGAGCGGGAATCGCTCCCGCCGAGGCCGCCGATCGCTACGAGGGCCTCGGCGCTGCGGCGATCCTCTTTACGAACGTCGACGTCGAGGGTCGACTCGAGGGCGTTCGCACGGAACCGGTCGAAGAACTCGTCGCGGCGACCGACGTGCCGATTATCGCCAGCGGCGGGGTTGCGACGCTCGAGGACGTGCTCGCCCTGCGCGAGGCCGGCGCGGCGGCCGTCGTCGTCGGCAGCGCGCTCTACGAAGGGCAGTTCACGCTCGAGGAGGCGCGGGCCGCGCTCGAAGCCGGATCGGTCGACTGA